The following DNA comes from Amycolatopsis albispora.
TGACGAAATCCTTGCGGGCGAACGGGTGCTTCGCGGAGACCGCCAGCACCATCTGTTCACTGTAGACAGTCGGACCGGTGGTGATGCCCGGTTCGTCCGCCGGGAGCAGGGTGACCAGTGCGTCCGCGTCGCCGTCGCGGAGGATGGTGAACACGTCCGCGAAGTCGGCCTCGCGGATCTGCACCTCGCAGCCCGGGTTTTCGCGGCGGAATCGCTCCAAAGTGGACTCCACCAGGTCGGCGACGCCCGGTGCTTCGAAGGCGAGGCGCAGCACGCCGGTGACACCGCGGCCCGCCGCCTTCGCGCGGGCGAGGCCTTCTTCGATGCGGCGGTACGCCGGGCCGAGGTCACCGCGCAGGCGAGCGCCGATCGGGGTCAGCGCCACCCGTCGGCTGGTGCGCTCGAACAGCGGGGCACCGAGCTGCCGCTCCGTCTTCCGGATCGACTGGCTGACCCGCGCCTGCGACACCCGCAGCCGCTCGGCGGTCCGGCCGAAGTGCAGTTCCTCGGCCAGCACCAGGAAGATCTCGATCTCACGCAGCTCCACGGATCGATAATACTGAGGTTATCG
Coding sequences within:
- a CDS encoding LysR family transcriptional regulator; this encodes MELREIEIFLVLAEELHFGRTAERLRVSQARVSQSIRKTERQLGAPLFERTSRRVALTPIGARLRGDLGPAYRRIEEGLARAKAAGRGVTGVLRLAFEAPGVADLVESTLERFRRENPGCEVQIREADFADVFTILRDGDADALVTLLPADEPGITTGPTVYSEQMVLAVSAKHPFARKDFVTLEDLARDTVLRAAHPPAPYWQDEPWHTPDGHPIRRGAPVRTFQELLSAVSTGAGVCPLAAHAADYFARPSLRFIPFRHTPPVHWGLVWPTSGETTRIRALAAACA